The following are from one region of the Streptomyces changanensis genome:
- a CDS encoding RNA polymerase sigma factor SigF — MPTLAHSKHPHDDAPDTAEAFRRLASLPPGEERDRLRQDIVSAWLPMADRLAGRFRNRGEALEDLKQVAALGLVKAVDRYDPSRGAAFESFAVPTITGEIKRHFRDHMWTLHVPRRVQDLRGRVRAAYQELSHSVGGRAPTVAEIAEKAGMTEEEAVAGLEALDSFTALSLDAELPGTEDGYTLVDALGGPDPALDIVVDREAVKPRLRTLPEREQKILYMRFFRDMTQSSIAEDLGISQMHVSRLISRCCSRLREDIMRDAA, encoded by the coding sequence ATGCCTACCCTCGCTCACTCGAAGCATCCGCACGACGACGCGCCCGACACCGCCGAGGCGTTCCGCCGGCTGGCGTCACTGCCGCCCGGAGAGGAACGGGACCGTCTGCGCCAGGACATCGTCAGCGCGTGGCTGCCCATGGCCGACCGGCTGGCAGGCCGGTTCCGCAACCGCGGCGAGGCGCTGGAGGACCTCAAGCAGGTCGCCGCCCTCGGCCTGGTCAAGGCCGTCGACCGGTACGACCCGTCGCGGGGCGCGGCCTTCGAGAGCTTCGCCGTGCCCACCATCACCGGCGAGATAAAGCGGCACTTCCGCGACCACATGTGGACCCTGCACGTGCCGCGCCGGGTGCAGGACCTCCGGGGCCGCGTCCGCGCCGCCTACCAGGAGCTCTCGCACTCCGTCGGCGGCCGCGCCCCGACGGTCGCGGAGATAGCCGAGAAGGCGGGGATGACGGAGGAGGAGGCCGTCGCCGGCCTCGAAGCCCTCGACAGCTTCACCGCCTTGTCGCTGGACGCCGAACTGCCCGGCACGGAGGACGGCTACACCCTCGTCGACGCGCTCGGCGGGCCGGACCCGGCCCTGGACATCGTCGTCGACCGGGAGGCCGTCAAGCCGAGGCTGCGCACCCTCCCGGAGCGCGAGCAGAAGATCCTGTACATGCGGTTCTTCCGCGACATGACGCAGAGCAGCATCGCCGAGGACCTCGGCATCTCGCAGATGCAC